The genomic region CGGTGGGGCTCGCCGACCGGATGTGGGCCGAACAGGTCCTCGCCCTGCGCGCGGCGCTGCCCGGCGCCGCGCAGCGGCTCGCCGGCGAGGTGCTGCGCGAGCTGCGGATCCGCAAGTCCCCGGCGGAGGTGGCGGCACTGGCGGAGGCCGGCGCGGCCATCGACGAGGTGCACAGGCGGATGGACCGGTGGCTGCGGCCCGGCCGCACCGAGGCCGAGGTGGCCGCCGACATCGCGGCGGCGATCCGCGACGCCGGACACGTCAGCGTCGACTTCGTCATCGTGGCCGCCGGCCCCAACGGGGCCAGCCCGCACCACGGCACCTCGGACCGGCCGATCGGCGTCGGCGAGCCGGTGGTGGTCGACATCGGCGGCACGATGCCGTCGGGCTACCGCTCGGACTGCACCCGCACCTACGTGGCGGGCGGGCCGGCGCCTGCCGACTTCGTCGACTACTACGCGGTGCTGCACGCCGCCCAACAGGCGGCGGTGGCGGCGGTACGCCCCGGGATCACCGGCGCGGCGGCCGACGCGGCGGCCCGGGAGCCGATCGCCGCCGCCGGTTACGGCGACGCGTTCCTGCACCGCACCGGGCACGGCATCGGCCTGGACGGTCACGAGGAGCCCTACCTGGTGGCCGGCAACGACCGGCCCCTGGAGGCCGGCATGGCGTTCTCCATCGAACCGGGCATCTACCTGGCGGGCCGGCACGGCGCCCGCATCGAGGACATCGTCGTCTGCACGACGGACGGCGTGCAGCGGCTCAACACCACCCCCACGGAGCTCATCGCGCTATGACTGTCGACCGGATCCTCCCCACCGACGAGGCCCACGACCTGCTGGACCTGGCCACCGAGCTGGCCGACCGCGAGCTGGCGCCGAAGGCCGCCGGCTTCGAGGAGCGCGCCGAGTTCCCCCGCGAGGTGCTGCGCACCATCGGCCGCGCCGGCCTGCTCGGCCTGCCCTACCCGGAGGAGCACGGCGGCGCGGCGCAGCCGTACGAGGTGTACCTGCAGGTGCTGGAGATCCTGGCCAGCCGGTGGCTCGCGGTCGCCGAGGCGGTAAGCGTGCACACCCTGAGCTGCTACCCGGTCGCCGCGTTCGGCACCGCCGAGCAGCGCAAACTCCTTCCGGACATGCTCGGCGGGGAGCTGCTCGGCGCGTACTGCCTCTCCGAGCCGCAGGGCGGCTCCGACGCGGCGGCGCTGAGCACCCGCGCGGTCCGCGACGGCGACGCGTACGTCGTCTCCGGCACCAAGGCGTGGATCACCCACGCCCAGGTGGCCGACTTCTACAACGTCTTCTGCCGGACCGGCGGGCCCGGCCCGAAGGGCATCTCCTGCCTGGTCGCCGACGCGGGCACCGCAGGCATCGCGCCGCAGGCCGCCGAGCGGACCATGGGACTGCGCTCCTCGCCGGTGGCGCAGATCGCCTTCGAGGAGGCGCGGGTGCCTGCCGACCGGCTGGTCGGCGGCGAGGGCGCGGGCTTCACCATCGCGATGTCCGCGCTGGACTCGGGCCGACTGGGCATCGCGGCGTGTGCGGTCGGGCTGGCCCAGGCCGCGCTCGACTACGCGGTCGGCTACGCCCGGGAGCGTCAGCAGTTCGGGCGGTCCATCATCGACTTCCAGGGACTCGGCTTCCTCCTCGCCGACGCGGCCACCCAGATCTCCGCCGCCCGCGCGTTGACGCTCGCGGCGGCCCGGCTGCGCGACGCCGGGCGGCCGTACTCGATCGAGGCGGCGAAGGCGAAGCTCTTCGCCACCGACATGGCGATGCGGGTGACCACCGACGCCGTCCAGGTGCTCGGCGGCGCGGGCTACGTCAGTGACCACCCGGTCGAGCGGTACATGCGGGAGGCGAAGGTGCTCCAGATCGTGGAGGGCACCAACCAGATCCAGCGATTGGTGATCTCCCGCGCGCTCGCCAACAGCTGAGACGGCGGGCCAGCGCGGCTTCGTCGTCGCCGTCGCGCCGATTTCCCGGTAGGTTGCACGCCGTGGAGGAGATCGACCGCGCCATCGTCGCCGCGCTGACCGCTGACGGCCGTCTGTCGTACACCGACCTGGCCGAGAAGGTGGGGCTGTCGGTGTCCGCCGTGCACCAGCGGGTGCGCCGGCTGGAGCAACGCGGGGTGCTCAAGGGGTACGCCGCCCGGGTGTCGTTCGAGGCGCTGGACCTGCCGTTGACGGCGTTCGTGGCGATCCGGCCGTTCGACCCGTCGCAGCCGGACGACGCGCCGGAGCGGCTGGCCCACCTGCCGGAGATCGACTCGTGCTACTCGGTCGCGGGGGAGGACTTCTACCTGCTGCTGGTGCGGGTGGCCAGCCCGGCGGACCTGGAGCGGGTGCTCCAGGAGATCCGCACCTCGGCGAACGTGACCACCCGGACGACTGTGGTGCTGTCCACGCCGTACGAGAACCGTCCGCCGAAGATCAGTGCCGGGGCGCCGAGTCGGTCGCGGTCCCGGGCGCCGGAGGAGCCGGCTGGTTCCACCGCAGGATGACCTGTCGGCCGTGCTCGTGACCGAGCACGCTGACGGTGGCGGTGTCCAGGCGCAGCCGTCCCCCGGCGGACGGGGGCAGCCCGATCCAGCGGGCGCCGAGCACCCGCAGGCTGTGGGCGTGGCCGACAAGCGCCACGGTGCCTCGGTCGAGCAGTGGGGTGACGCGGGCCAGCACGCGGTCGAGCCGGTCGCCCACCTGCGCGGGTGACTCCCCGCCGGGGCAGCCGTCGGTCCAGATGTTCCAGTGCGGATCGTCGTCGTGGATGTCGACAGTGGTGCGGCCCTCGTACTCGCCGTAGTTCCACTCGCTGAGATCCTCGTCGACCGCGTCGACGGCGAGCCCGGCGAGCTGCGCGGTGTGCAGCGCCCGGGAGCGGGGGCTGGTCAGCACGGTGACGAACCGCCGGCCGGCCAGGAACGCGGCGAGGGTGCGGGCCTGTCGCTCGCCGTCGGGGGTCAGCTCCAGGTCGGTGTACGAGGTGTGCCGCAGGCTGGCGCTCCAGGTGGTCTCGCCGTGCCTGATCAGCAGGAGCTCTCCCATGCGGCCAGTTAACCATCGCGGCGGGGCCGGCAGTGCCGCCCTCCCTCAACCTATCTTCCTAGGATGCCTTAGCGGGTGTGCGCCGCCCGGCACCACCGGTTTCGGCACCGGGAGAGCGGGCAAGCGAGCGGCGACAACCGCCAGACCGAGGAGGCGCGATGAGCTTCACCGAGAAGGCAAAGAACAAGGTCGAGCAGATGGCCGGCGCCGCGAAGGAGCGGGTCGGTGACATGACCGACAACGAGCGGATGCGTGGCGATGGCGCCAGTGAGCAGGGTGACGCGCGCGCCAAGCAGGCCGGTCAGAACATGAAGGACGCGGGCCGCAACGCGAAGGACTCGTTCACGAAGTGACCTGAGCGGTCTGCGGGTCCCCGGGCGCACCGTCGCCCGGGGATTCGCCGTCTGTGGCGGTTAGGGTCGCGGCGTGACAGTGCTCCGTTCCCTGGTGTTGTTCGTGCTGGCTGCCCTGGCCGAGATCGGTGGCGCCTGGCTGGTCTGGCAGGGGTGGCGGGAGCAGCGCGGACTGTGGTGGATCGCCGCCGGAGTGGTCGCGCTGGGCTGTTACGGCTTCGTGGCCACGTTCCAGCCGGACGCGAACTTCGGCCGGATCCTGGCCGCGTACGGCGGGGTGTTCGTGGCGGGCTCGTTGGGCTGGGCGATGGTGGTGGACGGCTTCCGGCCGGACCGCTGGGACCTCGCCGGCGCCGCGCTCTGCCTGCTGGGCGTCGCGGTCATCATGTACGCCCCGCGCGGAGGACTCGAGGGGCAGTGAGCGTTCCTCGCGTCTGCGATGATTCGCGGCGTGATCCGACCCCGGCTCCGCCCGTTGTGGTGTGGCGTACTGGTTGTGGCGGCCGTCGTCGTCGGTGCCGGGTGCACGGCCTCCCGGGTGCCACCGCCGGAGCAACCGGTGTTCGTCGGCTCGTCCGCCTCGCCGGCAGTGCCGTCGGCCAACGCCACCGCATCGCCGGCGACGCCGACGGTCTCCGGCAGGCCGCAGGGCGCCCCGACGTCGACGGGCCCGCGCACGCCGCCGGTGGTGCCGACGCCGACCGTCCCCGGGGCGTCGCGGGTGGGGACCAGGGCTCCGGTGGTCGACCACGGGCCGCGTACGGGTGACAGGGTCGCGTTGACGTTCGACGCGGACATGACCGACGGGATGCTGGCCAACCTGCGCGCCGGTCGGGTGCGGTCGT from Micromonospora lupini harbors:
- a CDS encoding histidine phosphatase family protein; the encoded protein is MGELLLIRHGETTWSASLRHTSYTDLELTPDGERQARTLAAFLAGRRFVTVLTSPRSRALHTAQLAGLAVDAVDEDLSEWNYGEYEGRTTVDIHDDDPHWNIWTDGCPGGESPAQVGDRLDRVLARVTPLLDRGTVALVGHAHSLRVLGARWIGLPPSAGGRLRLDTATVSVLGHEHGRQVILRWNQPAPPAPGTATDSAPRH
- a CDS encoding acyl-CoA dehydrogenase family protein; the encoded protein is MTVDRILPTDEAHDLLDLATELADRELAPKAAGFEERAEFPREVLRTIGRAGLLGLPYPEEHGGAAQPYEVYLQVLEILASRWLAVAEAVSVHTLSCYPVAAFGTAEQRKLLPDMLGGELLGAYCLSEPQGGSDAAALSTRAVRDGDAYVVSGTKAWITHAQVADFYNVFCRTGGPGPKGISCLVADAGTAGIAPQAAERTMGLRSSPVAQIAFEEARVPADRLVGGEGAGFTIAMSALDSGRLGIAACAVGLAQAALDYAVGYARERQQFGRSIIDFQGLGFLLADAATQISAARALTLAAARLRDAGRPYSIEAAKAKLFATDMAMRVTTDAVQVLGGAGYVSDHPVERYMREAKVLQIVEGTNQIQRLVISRALANS
- a CDS encoding Lrp/AsnC family transcriptional regulator; this encodes MEEIDRAIVAALTADGRLSYTDLAEKVGLSVSAVHQRVRRLEQRGVLKGYAARVSFEALDLPLTAFVAIRPFDPSQPDDAPERLAHLPEIDSCYSVAGEDFYLLLVRVASPADLERVLQEIRTSANVTTRTTVVLSTPYENRPPKISAGAPSRSRSRAPEEPAGSTAG
- a CDS encoding M24 family metallopeptidase → MGIDELYPPDRLIAAQRATAAAGLDALLLTPGSDLRYLTGYDAHVGERLTCLVLPAEGAPTLIVPRLERPAAEAAPNTGVRIVDHPDGVDPYPLVVAALDGPPAAVGLADRMWAEQVLALRAALPGAAQRLAGEVLRELRIRKSPAEVAALAEAGAAIDEVHRRMDRWLRPGRTEAEVAADIAAAIRDAGHVSVDFVIVAAGPNGASPHHGTSDRPIGVGEPVVVDIGGTMPSGYRSDCTRTYVAGGPAPADFVDYYAVLHAAQQAAVAAVRPGITGAAADAAAREPIAAAGYGDAFLHRTGHGIGLDGHEEPYLVAGNDRPLEAGMAFSIEPGIYLAGRHGARIEDIVVCTTDGVQRLNTTPTELIAL
- a CDS encoding CsbD family protein, encoding MSFTEKAKNKVEQMAGAAKERVGDMTDNERMRGDGASEQGDARAKQAGQNMKDAGRNAKDSFTK
- a CDS encoding YnfA family protein codes for the protein MTVLRSLVLFVLAALAEIGGAWLVWQGWREQRGLWWIAAGVVALGCYGFVATFQPDANFGRILAAYGGVFVAGSLGWAMVVDGFRPDRWDLAGAALCLLGVAVIMYAPRGGLEGQ